A section of the Natronolimnobius sp. AArcel1 genome encodes:
- a CDS encoding glycerophosphodiester phosphodiesterase, with translation MSTRGRRDVLRDGGGALAAASVLTHLSFSRLRTGEQTEPRLIGHRGCAAEFPENTLIAVENAAETVDAIEIDLRRAATGEVVVIHDATVDRVTNGTGAVADLTASELQTLSVLETDVGVPLLEDIFEVVPAAVDVVLDLKVSGLVDDVLETVAAHPHDVLLSSFEPSIVRTATKAGADTALILRESMIARPFRLVGTTVPIYPRQDVAGMIDQAVSLDCVAIHPRLELCLRTSLVERAHERDLRVEPWTVDTVEVGDQLRSSGVDGLITDVCTGLS, from the coding sequence ATGAGCACTCGAGGAAGACGAGACGTTCTGCGTGACGGAGGTGGTGCACTCGCAGCCGCGTCGGTGCTCACGCATCTCTCGTTCTCGCGATTGCGGACGGGCGAGCAAACCGAACCTCGTCTTATCGGCCATCGAGGTTGTGCCGCAGAATTCCCCGAAAACACACTGATAGCGGTCGAGAACGCCGCCGAAACCGTCGACGCGATCGAGATTGATCTCCGACGGGCCGCCACGGGTGAGGTTGTCGTCATCCACGATGCAACGGTCGATCGGGTCACCAACGGAACCGGTGCAGTGGCCGATCTCACCGCCTCCGAACTACAAACCCTCTCTGTGCTCGAGACCGACGTAGGGGTTCCACTGCTCGAGGACATCTTCGAGGTCGTCCCAGCGGCCGTCGACGTCGTCCTCGACCTCAAGGTCTCCGGACTTGTCGACGACGTTCTCGAGACGGTCGCAGCCCATCCACATGATGTCCTTCTATCGTCGTTCGAGCCATCAATCGTTCGGACGGCGACCAAAGCAGGTGCTGATACGGCACTTATTCTCCGTGAATCGATGATAGCACGACCATTTCGGTTGGTTGGAACAACGGTCCCGATCTACCCTCGTCAGGATGTCGCCGGGATGATCGACCAGGCCGTATCACTCGACTGCGTCGCAATCCATCCGCGACTCGAACTTTGTCTCCGAACGTCGCTGGTGGAGCGCGCACACGAGCGGGACCTCCGAGTCGAGCCTTGGACGGTTGATACGGTTGAAGTTGGCGATCAGCTCCGTTCGAGTGGCGTTGACGGACTCATCACAGATGTCTGTACAGGCCTCAGCTAA
- a CDS encoding carbohydrate ABC transporter permease: MSREIYNRSWLAYLLLLPTIVVSAVFLYYPAAQAVNLSLYETLQFGTQRVWAGFGNYSYLLTSSDYHSSIVVTIVFSLIVIIGVMAISLVVSYLIYEVNIGTSSYLIAAIWPYALPPAVAGIVFFYIIHPSLGVLTQPIQAIFGVNIDWFTQGGQAFIVVTVAVIWKQIGYNVIFMIAALNNVPDALGEVADLDGVGRFQRLVRVYMPLISPTLIFLVVMNTIYAFFHTFAFIDILTQGGPGGATNIMIYDLYRNAFEFNNHGLASAQSVILFLVVGLLMFAQLRLSDKYAHYG; this comes from the coding sequence ATGTCAAGAGAGATTTACAACCGCTCGTGGCTTGCCTACCTCCTGTTACTGCCGACGATCGTCGTCTCGGCCGTTTTCCTCTACTACCCGGCTGCACAGGCGGTCAACCTCAGCCTATATGAGACCCTACAGTTCGGTACTCAACGGGTCTGGGCCGGCTTCGGCAACTACAGTTACTTGCTCACCTCGAGCGACTATCACAGCAGCATCGTCGTCACGATTGTATTCTCGTTGATCGTCATCATCGGTGTGATGGCCATCTCGCTGGTCGTCTCGTATCTGATCTATGAAGTGAACATCGGCACATCGTCGTATCTGATTGCGGCGATCTGGCCGTACGCCCTGCCACCGGCAGTTGCAGGAATTGTCTTTTTCTACATCATCCATCCTAGCCTCGGCGTGCTTACCCAACCAATTCAGGCTATCTTTGGCGTCAATATCGATTGGTTTACGCAGGGTGGGCAGGCGTTCATTGTGGTGACTGTTGCGGTCATTTGGAAGCAGATTGGCTACAATGTCATCTTCATGATCGCCGCGCTCAACAACGTCCCTGATGCTCTCGGTGAGGTTGCCGATCTTGATGGCGTTGGTCGCTTCCAGCGGCTAGTACGGGTCTACATGCCGCTGATCTCGCCGACGCTCATCTTCCTCGTTGTGATGAACACGATCTATGCGTTCTTCCACACATTCGCGTTCATCGATATCCTCACTCAAGGCGGTCCAGGTGGGGCAACCAACATCATGATCTACGATCTGTATCGTAATGCGTTCGAATTCAACAACCATGGACTGGCGTCGGCACAGTCGGTCATCCTGTTCCTCGTCGTTGGCCTGCTGATGTTCGCGCAGTTGCGCCTGTCCGACAAATACGCACACTATGGGTGA
- a CDS encoding saccharopine dehydrogenase NADP-binding domain-containing protein: MSNIDRTHDLVVWGATGFAGRLVAEYLTEQYTSDDLSLALGGRDETRLRELEAALVERRSGWKEIPIVIGDATEPESLHALAEDTRVVCTTVGPYTTYGTPLVEACVSAGTDYCDLTGEINWVREMIDRYHDDAVDAGARIVHSCGFDSIPADLGTKLVQSFAIDEFGTPCDLVRIYLEDGRGGVSGGTASSILEVFRAASTDPVARQTLRNPYSLAPPGERDGVDPGAQSLPQNDPLRGEWTAPSPMAVMNERVIRRSNALLEYPWSREFECTEVVPIGPGLVGLVGASAVSAGLGLATAALTFHPTREALRRFAFPEPGEGPTKEEIENGYFTIRVLGRGTATDGPFVVESRISADQDPGYGATAKMLGEAALCLVCDRIDSPLEGGILTPAAAIGDPLADGLRRAGLTVEVGEWNPDQPL, encoded by the coding sequence GTGTCGAACATTGACCGGACACACGATCTCGTCGTCTGGGGTGCAACCGGGTTCGCCGGCCGCCTCGTCGCCGAATACCTCACCGAACAGTACACGTCGGACGACCTCTCGCTCGCACTCGGTGGGCGCGACGAGACGCGGCTTCGCGAACTAGAAGCTGCACTCGTGGAGCGCCGTTCCGGATGGAAAGAGATCCCAATCGTCATCGGCGATGCAACAGAGCCGGAGAGCCTGCATGCGCTTGCCGAGGATACCCGCGTCGTTTGTACGACTGTCGGCCCATACACCACGTACGGCACGCCGCTTGTCGAAGCGTGTGTCTCAGCTGGAACGGACTACTGCGATCTCACCGGGGAGATAAACTGGGTCCGGGAGATGATCGATCGCTACCACGACGATGCAGTCGATGCGGGGGCCCGTATCGTCCACAGTTGCGGATTCGATTCAATCCCAGCTGACCTCGGTACGAAACTCGTACAGTCGTTCGCCATCGACGAGTTCGGGACTCCCTGCGATCTCGTTCGAATCTATCTCGAGGACGGTCGTGGCGGGGTAAGCGGCGGCACGGCCTCGAGCATCCTCGAAGTGTTCCGGGCTGCGTCCACCGATCCGGTCGCTCGGCAGACGCTTCGGAATCCGTACTCGCTGGCACCGCCGGGTGAGCGTGACGGCGTCGATCCGGGTGCACAGTCACTCCCACAAAATGATCCGTTGCGAGGGGAGTGGACAGCCCCGTCGCCGATGGCAGTCATGAACGAGCGAGTGATTCGACGGAGTAACGCCCTCCTCGAGTATCCGTGGAGCCGCGAATTCGAGTGTACGGAGGTCGTCCCCATCGGACCGGGCCTCGTTGGTCTGGTAGGTGCAAGCGCCGTTTCGGCCGGGCTCGGATTGGCGACTGCAGCACTGACGTTCCACCCGACACGGGAAGCTCTCCGTCGCTTTGCGTTCCCAGAACCGGGTGAGGGACCAACAAAAGAGGAAATAGAGAATGGCTACTTCACGATTCGTGTGCTCGGTCGCGGAACCGCCACCGACGGGCCGTTCGTCGTAGAGAGTCGAATCAGCGCCGACCAGGACCCAGGTTACGGCGCAACTGCGAAGATGCTCGGCGAGGCGGCGCTGTGTCTTGTGTGCGATCGGATCGACTCGCCGCTCGAGGGCGGCATCCTCACCCCAGCGGCAGCTATCGGCGACCCGCTCGCCGACGGGTTACGCCGGGCAGGACTGACCGTAGAAGTGGGTGAATGGAACCCCGATCAGCCATTGTAG
- a CDS encoding glycerophosphodiester phosphodiesterase family protein produces the protein MSSPEVLAHRGFAGIYPENTIGAATDAAAYEETTMIEIDVQPASCGTPVVFHDDRLDNTRDGQPVTDGSGLVWETSLEELAETRVLGTEESVPTLSAFLEALPETVGVNVELKNPGRSDLRFAESLAESDRKEQRAHWAPFVERVVTDCDAFSGEILFSSFYEGALAAARNIAPDYSAAVLLADSVKTGLEIARRYDCEAIHPPRNQVRGTELASEPYGSIPADEPDIDLLEIAHDEGRAVNVWTVDTWVQFTQLAEVGVDGIIVDYPGLGQSARPQE, from the coding sequence ATGTCATCGCCTGAAGTTCTCGCACACCGCGGTTTCGCGGGGATCTATCCCGAGAATACTATCGGTGCTGCGACCGACGCTGCCGCCTATGAGGAGACGACGATGATTGAAATCGATGTCCAACCGGCTAGTTGTGGCACACCGGTCGTCTTCCACGACGACCGACTGGATAACACGCGGGATGGACAACCAGTGACAGACGGCTCAGGACTCGTCTGGGAAACATCGCTTGAGGAACTTGCCGAGACCCGCGTGCTCGGGACAGAAGAATCTGTTCCGACATTGTCGGCGTTTCTCGAGGCACTTCCAGAAACGGTGGGCGTGAACGTCGAACTAAAAAATCCGGGTCGTTCTGACCTCCGGTTCGCCGAATCTCTTGCTGAATCGGACCGCAAGGAGCAACGGGCACACTGGGCTCCGTTCGTCGAGCGCGTCGTCACTGACTGTGATGCATTCAGCGGCGAGATTCTTTTTTCGTCGTTCTACGAGGGGGCGCTGGCCGCCGCCAGGAATATCGCGCCCGACTACTCGGCCGCAGTATTGCTTGCTGACTCGGTCAAAACCGGTCTCGAAATTGCCCGCCGATACGATTGCGAAGCTATCCATCCGCCGCGGAATCAGGTCCGTGGAACTGAACTCGCAAGCGAGCCTTACGGTTCGATTCCTGCTGACGAACCGGATATCGATCTCCTCGAGATTGCCCATGATGAGGGACGGGCGGTTAACGTCTGGACCGTTGACACATGGGTACAGTTCACGCAACTGGCTGAGGTTGGTGTCGACGGTATTATTGTTGATTATCCAGGGCTGGGACAGTCGGCCAGACCGCAGGAGTGA
- a CDS encoding transcription initiation factor IIB family protein produces the protein MERLSHEKEGDESIEHDATEQEGVQTCPECESSALTRSADGSEVSCAECGLILEEETIDRGPEWRAFNAAERDSKSRVGAPTTQTMHDKGLTTTIDWKNKDAYGRSLSSEKRTQMSRLRKWQERIRTKDAGERNLQFALSETDRMASALGVPRSVREVASVLYRRALDEDLIRGRSIEGVATSTLYAACRMEGIPRSLDEVAAVSRVERMEIGRTYRYISQQLSLEMQPVDPKKYVPRFCSELEVSEEVQSKANEIIDTTAEQGMLSGKSPTGYAAAAIYASALLCNEKKTQAEVASVAQVTEVTIRNRYQEQIAAIGIHQ, from the coding sequence ATGGAACGCTTGTCACACGAAAAGGAGGGTGATGAATCAATAGAGCACGACGCGACTGAGCAAGAGGGAGTTCAAACCTGTCCTGAATGCGAGTCAAGTGCGCTCACACGGAGTGCAGATGGGAGCGAGGTGAGTTGTGCAGAGTGTGGACTGATTCTTGAAGAGGAGACGATTGACCGAGGGCCAGAGTGGCGAGCGTTCAATGCCGCTGAGCGAGACAGCAAATCTCGTGTTGGTGCACCAACCACCCAGACGATGCATGATAAGGGTCTAACGACCACAATCGACTGGAAAAATAAAGACGCTTACGGCCGGTCTCTTTCCTCGGAAAAGCGGACGCAAATGAGCCGACTGCGGAAATGGCAAGAGCGTATTCGGACAAAAGATGCTGGCGAACGAAATCTGCAGTTCGCTCTTTCCGAAACCGATCGGATGGCATCTGCGTTGGGGGTCCCCAGATCTGTGCGGGAAGTTGCAAGCGTCCTGTACCGACGCGCACTCGACGAGGACCTCATTCGCGGCCGGTCAATCGAAGGCGTCGCAACGAGTACACTATACGCAGCCTGCCGAATGGAAGGCATTCCACGGTCATTGGACGAAGTTGCCGCAGTGTCCCGTGTCGAACGTATGGAAATCGGACGGACGTATCGGTATATTTCACAGCAACTCAGTCTCGAGATGCAACCCGTCGACCCGAAAAAATACGTTCCGCGCTTCTGTTCTGAACTCGAGGTCTCCGAAGAGGTGCAGTCGAAGGCGAACGAAATTATTGATACAACAGCCGAGCAGGGAATGTTGTCAGGAAAATCTCCAACTGGATATGCTGCTGCCGCGATCTATGCGAGTGCACTCCTTTGCAACGAGAAAAAGACACAGGCAGAAGTCGCATCGGTCGCGCAAGTAACTGAGGTCACGATTCGGAATCGATATCAAGAGCAAATCGCTGCTATTGGGATTCATCAGTAG
- a CDS encoding DUF4010 domain-containing protein: MIEFEPLAHVDDSVAKLVLATLLGMFLGLEREWSQKSAGIRTFALISLLAAVFTIIGDNGLLLIGGLLIIAHAILLAVQSFIEEDVDGLSLTTSVSMLVAYSIGALVAEGYFIESVTVAVLSSLLLVLKRELHQFAWGLSREEVRSAVEFVILAFVIYPLLPAETVDPWGAVQPQLIWSLVIAISAIGFVNYVLVKKYQGMGVAVTGFFGGLVNSTAVVAEMAKRATDQRGMFDLAVGAILLANAAMAFRNGVIVVAFVPEAALVIGAPLGAITIAGIAIAVTMSDWRADFEADLTSPFSLRNALSFGALFLLVLLVSVGAEQAFGATGFLATTFFAGLVSSGTATTTAVTLVSTGQITTETAVAGVLAGTAASILVKTVFAASIARELVRPVLLWNLVLIGVGVLVGMPLLLR; this comes from the coding sequence ATGATCGAGTTCGAACCGCTCGCACACGTTGATGACTCGGTCGCAAAGCTGGTGCTGGCGACGCTGCTGGGGATGTTCCTCGGACTTGAACGAGAGTGGTCCCAGAAGTCGGCAGGCATCCGGACGTTCGCCTTAATCAGCCTGCTCGCAGCGGTGTTCACGATTATCGGTGACAACGGTCTATTGTTGATTGGCGGACTATTGATCATTGCCCATGCGATCTTGCTCGCTGTTCAGAGTTTCATCGAAGAGGACGTCGACGGGCTATCGCTGACAACATCAGTGTCGATGCTGGTTGCGTATAGTATTGGTGCGCTCGTTGCCGAAGGCTACTTTATCGAGTCGGTGACTGTCGCAGTACTGTCGTCACTGTTGCTCGTCCTGAAACGCGAACTCCACCAGTTCGCGTGGGGACTCTCGAGAGAAGAGGTTCGGAGCGCCGTTGAATTCGTTATCCTCGCGTTCGTTATCTATCCGCTTCTCCCCGCTGAGACGGTCGATCCATGGGGAGCGGTGCAGCCACAGTTGATCTGGTCGCTCGTGATTGCTATCAGTGCGATCGGATTCGTCAACTATGTGCTGGTGAAAAAATACCAGGGAATGGGCGTCGCTGTCACCGGCTTTTTCGGCGGGCTTGTCAACTCAACGGCCGTTGTGGCCGAGATGGCGAAACGGGCGACCGACCAGAGGGGAATGTTTGACCTCGCTGTGGGAGCTATCCTGCTCGCGAACGCGGCGATGGCCTTTCGGAACGGGGTCATCGTGGTCGCGTTCGTCCCCGAGGCCGCGCTGGTGATCGGTGCCCCTCTCGGTGCGATTACGATCGCCGGTATCGCAATCGCAGTCACGATGAGCGACTGGCGGGCGGATTTCGAAGCGGATCTCACCTCTCCGTTTAGTCTTCGCAACGCCCTCTCGTTCGGCGCGCTATTCTTGCTCGTCTTGCTCGTCTCCGTCGGTGCCGAACAGGCCTTCGGTGCGACCGGCTTCCTCGCGACGACGTTCTTCGCCGGCTTGGTCTCGAGTGGCACCGCGACGACCACTGCGGTCACGCTCGTCAGCACCGGTCAGATCACGACTGAGACTGCCGTGGCGGGCGTTCTTGCTGGTACCGCTGCAAGCATCCTCGTCAAGACGGTGTTCGCAGCGTCTATCGCTCGAGAGTTGGTCCGGCCGGTGTTGCTTTGGAATCTGGTGTTAATTGGTGTCGGTGTGCTCGTTGGAATGCCGTTACTCTTGCGTTGA
- a CDS encoding ABC transporter substrate-binding protein gives MYDNQSRRNVLKTTGVVTAAGLAGCMGNGNGDADDAEDIDDDVLTAWHAMGGGSGELLDDMVERFEGADSESEYQGSYEDILNSLFGAIEADQIPDVVMIDSLHNQQVLDTEAMQSAEGLLPDDYPTDDLVETVQDFFRVDGELFSMPFNNSNCILYYNRDAYEEAGLDPDQPPETLEEVREHSEALVDSGAVNYGITWPNHVWFIETWFSLANELILDNENGHDGAPTTMHTDTDFAEDLWSWWRDLYEDDLFLNPGIEAWDEARNAFLAEEVGIKLDSTAAVEATVSGAEGDIEDEEDLDDDDVDGFELGTGFYPSPTEDRTGVVIGGASLFISGDMDDQREEEVGELLAYLGSVENQIEWHQGSGYYPIREEAIDELEDEGWFEDEPHYATAFDQLLESETTPATRRMLVGPAREVQLTVQEESQEIFSGSVSVEDGLANMKESVEEELDRYSRVAGE, from the coding sequence ATGTACGACAATCAATCGCGTAGAAATGTACTGAAAACCACGGGGGTTGTCACTGCAGCTGGACTCGCTGGCTGTATGGGCAACGGAAACGGGGATGCCGACGATGCTGAGGACATCGACGACGACGTATTAACTGCTTGGCACGCAATGGGTGGCGGGTCGGGCGAACTGCTGGACGATATGGTCGAGCGCTTTGAGGGTGCCGACAGCGAATCGGAGTACCAGGGAAGTTACGAAGATATCCTGAATAGTCTGTTCGGCGCAATTGAGGCCGACCAGATTCCCGACGTCGTGATGATTGACAGCCTGCACAACCAGCAGGTGCTCGATACAGAGGCGATGCAGTCCGCCGAAGGGCTACTGCCCGATGACTATCCAACCGACGACCTCGTCGAAACCGTCCAGGACTTCTTCCGCGTCGACGGCGAGTTGTTCTCGATGCCGTTCAACAACTCGAACTGCATCCTCTACTACAACAGAGATGCGTACGAGGAGGCCGGCCTCGATCCCGACCAGCCCCCCGAAACACTTGAGGAGGTTAGAGAACACAGTGAAGCACTCGTCGATTCAGGTGCGGTTAACTACGGTATCACGTGGCCAAACCATGTCTGGTTCATTGAGACCTGGTTCTCGCTGGCTAATGAACTCATTCTCGACAACGAAAACGGTCACGACGGTGCACCGACGACGATGCACACCGACACTGACTTCGCTGAGGATCTCTGGAGTTGGTGGCGTGACCTCTACGAGGATGATCTCTTCTTGAACCCCGGCATCGAAGCCTGGGACGAGGCACGAAACGCCTTCCTTGCAGAAGAAGTCGGAATCAAACTCGACTCGACGGCCGCAGTCGAAGCGACCGTTTCGGGTGCTGAGGGTGATATCGAAGATGAAGAGGACCTTGATGATGATGACGTCGACGGGTTCGAACTCGGAACCGGCTTCTATCCCTCTCCAACTGAGGACCGAACGGGCGTCGTCATCGGTGGGGCGTCGCTGTTCATCAGCGGCGATATGGACGACCAGCGCGAGGAGGAAGTCGGTGAACTGCTCGCCTACCTTGGTTCGGTGGAAAACCAGATTGAGTGGCACCAGGGAAGCGGTTATTACCCGATTCGCGAGGAAGCTATTGACGAACTTGAAGACGAGGGCTGGTTCGAGGACGAACCTCACTACGCAACGGCGTTCGATCAGTTGCTCGAGTCTGAGACGACGCCGGCAACCCGCCGGATGCTCGTCGGCCCCGCTCGCGAGGTGCAGCTGACGGTCCAGGAAGAGTCCCAGGAAATCTTCTCCGGCAGCGTCAGCGTCGAGGACGGGCTCGCGAACATGAAAGAGAGTGTCGAAGAAGAGCTCGATCGTTACTCCCGAGTTGCAGGCGAGTAA
- a CDS encoding HAD-IIA family hydrolase — translation MTSETVSDAIAGAVVDLDGTVYRGDEPIDGAVRGIERLQSAGIDVVFLSNKAFEQRAAHRERLASFGLDVDLEHIVNSASIAADFLARRHSSDPVYVVGEDPLVVELERADLKVASNPSTAEVILVSMDRSFAYDTLVDVLEAFENEPAMYATNPDRTCPVADGEIPDAGAIIGAIEGLTGKELDGVLGKPSRTALETATNRLGVSPKRCLMIGDRLETDVRMGHQAGMTTVLVESGVTDRAALEESTVRPNYVVDSLGTIDAVIDS, via the coding sequence ATGACCAGCGAGACTGTCTCAGATGCAATAGCAGGTGCTGTCGTCGACCTCGACGGGACAGTGTATCGTGGCGATGAACCGATCGACGGGGCCGTCAGAGGAATCGAACGACTCCAATCGGCGGGAATCGACGTTGTGTTCCTCTCAAATAAGGCCTTCGAGCAGCGAGCCGCTCATCGAGAGCGCCTGGCGTCGTTCGGCCTTGACGTTGACCTCGAACACATCGTCAACTCGGCATCAATCGCGGCCGACTTCTTGGCGCGACGCCATAGCTCGGATCCGGTATATGTCGTCGGTGAAGATCCACTCGTCGTCGAACTCGAACGGGCGGACCTCAAGGTGGCATCCAATCCGTCGACTGCAGAGGTCATACTCGTCTCCATGGACCGGTCGTTCGCCTATGACACCCTGGTAGACGTACTCGAGGCCTTCGAGAATGAACCAGCAATGTACGCGACGAATCCTGACCGGACCTGTCCGGTTGCTGACGGTGAGATTCCGGACGCCGGTGCGATTATCGGTGCTATCGAGGGTCTGACCGGGAAAGAACTTGACGGCGTCCTCGGAAAACCCTCGCGCACCGCTCTTGAAACCGCAACAAATCGACTCGGCGTTTCGCCGAAACGGTGTCTCATGATCGGCGACCGACTCGAGACAGACGTTCGAATGGGCCACCAAGCAGGTATGACAACTGTTCTCGTCGAATCTGGCGTCACTGACCGAGCGGCCCTTGAGGAATCGACGGTGCGTCCCAATTATGTTGTGGACTCGCTGGGAACGATCGACGCCGTTATCGATTCATGA